The DNA segment agtACATCCAGTGACACGCGGctttgttttgatgatgatcacctttttcttttccctgtaCAAGGTTAAAAACTTTTGTCTGAGGCGGTAGCTTCACATCGAGCACACACCTACGGCATCAACGGTGTCGCGTGTGACTGAATATGCTCCagttttgtattaaaaaaaaaaaaaacaatctttgGTGAGCTCAGGCAGGTGAACTGCTCTGTACACACTCTCCTTTTTGTGATCTCAACAAAATCTGATAAATGGATCTGTACAAATGTAGAATGGTTGTCTGTGGAAAATGCCCCAGGTTTCATAATAAAGCCAATATTCTGTACAATTACTCTGATGTCTTTGtgaacagatggaaacagaatCTAATGGAGAAATCATCTAGTCTGACTGtgagtggtggaagaagtattcagatcatttacataaataacaacacacacagtctaacagatggaggcagtggtgttccagcagctcctgtgttctgctcagtaaaatcactgtttttgtcaatggagtctggttgacAGTGGAAAGTGTTCGCAGCTCGCAACATGTTTGTCCCTGTCAttcatttacacccagaaacacgagttatcctttaaattcGACACTTGAGTAAATGTTCTTCCACCATTGCTGCGGCGTTTTAGTTATGCGGGACTTATAACTGTAATAGATTACTGTTACACGGTGGtgttttacttaagtaaaggatcttcAACCTGCTGTTGCATCAACTGcggtaaaaataaataaataaataaataaaaaaacatgggTATGCGGAAACGTTCCACACTCCAGTCCAACAGGTGGCGCTAATGCACCTGTACTTTGGTTTAAAAGTCGAAGCAGAAGAAGCGGAACTATTCTATACAGCGCTTCAGTTCCTACCCGGCTTGTAAACATCAGCGCACCCGGGAGAAGAAGCAGCGTGGAGCTCGAGCCCAGCAGCTTCTAACtttgtctgacagcagtgattCGTACTGGTTTGTTCCCAGTATGGACAACACCACAGACAGCACGTGGGACAGTTTACCTGTTAAACTGAACGAGGGCATTTTACAAACGCTCGAGGAGCTGAAATTCACTCACATGACACCTGTACAGGTAACGAATACTCCAAAGCTGCGTCTCTCACATCAGCTCTCCAGCAGCGGACTGATTTATTCTTATCATTTCTCTGCAGTCTGCGTGTATCCCGCTGTTCATGAGCAACAAagatgtggctgcagaggcGGTGAGTCCAGTTTAACCAGGTGATCTCACCTGTAACCAACACTTTACCACAGATCTGACGTACCTGTACTTTACTCACGTTCTACTTCTACTCTACCACAGTTCAGCGGCAAGTATTACTTTTTACTCCGCTACATGGATCTGATAACTTTAGTTACTTCAGGCTAATTCAGATTAATATAaactaaatataataaaataagacGGAAATGAGCCCCTAATTCACCGGAGCTTTAACGACGAGTCAGAAAATGTATCTGCAGCTATTTCTATAATCAAATTattgctgaagtcatttttcagtGAGAATTTAGATTCTTTTTTCTTGGTCAAACTTGGTAATAAACTGATTATCTTTGGGCTCTGGGCTGTTGTTTGGGCTTTAGGAAGTTATacctgacattttacagacaaaatgagGAACTGATGAGTCCTGAAAATAACCCAGAGCAGCCCtgatgtacacacaaacacatccgTAAATATAATCCATTAATATAACACGCATTATCCTGAAATGAGCCAATCTACATGatgaatacttttactttagatACTAACTTATGCTGAGTAAAAtcgctgtttttgtcaatggagtctggtagtgatatatagagatgtttctggttaaacaaacaGGATCTTCCtctgtaataaaacaaaataataacagcCTGAGCTCAGTAAACGTCTTGTGATTGTAGGTGACCGGGAGCGGAAAGACTCTGGCTTTCGTCATCCCCATCATCGAGCTGCTCctgaagagagaagagaagctgaAGAAGATGCAGGTAATGATGAgttcagaggaggaagaggcagaagGACTTTCAGGGGGAAGATTTTGAGAGTGAACTTGTATTTTTTCCGGCAGGTTGGTGCCCTGGTGATCACCCCCACAAGAGAACTGGCCCTGCAGATCAGTGAGGTGATGGAGCAGTTTATCCACAAGTTTCCACAGTTTACGTAAGTAGGAAGTCGAAGCAGGACAAAGTACGACTGAGTCAGATCTGAAACAGtcagtgaatgtggtgttttgttgtttcaggCAGATTTTACTGATTGGTGGCACTAACCCGATAGAGGATGTGGAGAAGTTCAAGGATCAAGGGTGAGCTGGATTAAAatcagagagtaattaccccaCCGTGATCTCTATGACAGATGAGGACGAGGACTCTTCatttgtgagtctgtgttttcagggcAAACATCGTGATCGCGACGCCCGGCCGTCTGGAGGATATGTTCAGGAGGAAGGCGGATGGTCTGGACTTGGCCAGCGCAGTCAGGAGTCTGGACGTGCTGGTTCTCGACTGAGGCCGACAGGCTGCTGGACATGGGCTTTGAGGCCAGGTACGGAATAAAAgtgaatgttgttttgttgttatggAAGAAGAAATGTACAGTTAAAGTGAGAATGTTTTCAAAAAGCCAGAatgaaacagctgttttatcattaccagactccattgacaaaaactgtaattttacagagGAGTTATTAATCTAACGCTGCTGcaatctgttagtttgttagtgttactgtgtgattttctgtggtggaagaagtaatcagattctttactttagtaaaagtaccacacagtaactcaaacacagtaacaggtggaggcagtggtattccagcagctcctgtgttctgcccagtaaaattcctgtttttgtcaatggagtctggtatttTTCGGGCTTCTTGCCActaactgtttgtgtttccagtctGAACACCATCTTGAGCTACCTGCCTAAACAGAGACGTACAGGCCTGTTCTCAGCCACTCAGACAcaggagctggagaagctgGTGAGGGCCGGCCTCAGGAACCCCGTCCGGATCACCGTCAAAGAGAAAGGCGTGGCCGCCACCGCCATCCAGAAAACCCCCGCTCGACTTTCCAACTACTACACTGTGAGTCCAAGTGTCACGATCAACCCCAAATTCAAACATAGTAATGATACAAAAATTCATTCGTAAAGGTTTTTGCTCCAGATTTGCAAATCCGAGGACAAGTTCAACAACCTGGTGGCATTTCTACGGCAACACAAGCACGAGAAGCAGCTGGTCTTCTTCAGGTATGCTCAGCTGGGCAGACACTGTACATGTTTCAAGTTAAAACGGTGGTTTAGATCTGCAGTAACTGACTGGAAGTGACTCGTCTCGTCGTCAgcacgtgtgcgtgtgtggagTACTACGGTCGAGCTCTGGAGACGCTGGTGAAGAAGGTCACCGTCCACTGCATCCACGGAAAGATGAAACACAAACGCAACAAGATCTTTGCCGACTTTCGGGCCCTGAAAAGGTGAGAAGTAGTTTGTTTTGTAACAGTACAGTTTGTTCTGGATGTCTGAAATTTGACTTGTATGTAATTATTTGTCCTTTTGTGGTGTTGCAGTGGGATCCTGGTGTGCACAGACGTCATGGCCAGAGGCATTGATATCCCTGATGTGAACTGGGTGCTGCAGTATGATCCTCCCAGCAGTGCCAGGtgagtgtctgacaacattatggatgtcattcctacagagacagaccttttacTAAAGAGTAAGAACCTTTAGATACATCTCTAtacatcagtaccagactccattgacaaaaacaggaattttagcaagcagaacacaggagctgctggaataccactgcctccatctgttagttagtaTTACTGTTTGacttcagtggtggaagaagtactcagatacTTTGCAGTAAAGTAGAAGtatcacacagtaacacacacacactaacagatggaggcagtggtattggCAgtggtaaaattcctgtttttgtcaatagaGTTTGCATTTGAAAAACATGTTCAAGACGCcaatttaaacttaatttacattgttaaatttagctttagctttagctagCTTTTTTATTGTGATTGTCTTCTTGTGTCTCAGTGCCTTTGTGCATCGATGTGGGCGAACAGCGCGCATTGGTAACCAAGGCAACGCCCTCGTCTTTCTGCTGCCGATGGAGGAAACATACGTCAACTTCTTGTCCATCAACCAGAAAGTGAGTTcttgtctgtttcatttcatttattcctCAACAAACTCTGAGTTGTGTGGTGCTTTTACTTCTGTAAAGGACCTGAATACGTGTCTTTCTCCAGTGCCCGCTCCAGAAGATGCCCCCTATAGGTGATGTTGTGGATGTGCTGCCCAAAGTGAAGGCCATGTCTCTGGCAGACCGCGCCATGTTTGACAGAGGCATGAGGGCCTTCGTCTCGTACGTCCAGGCCTACGCCAAACACGAATGTAGTCTCATTTTCAGAATCAAAGGTAAAATCTAGCTACTTGACATCTTCAGATAGTTTGCTGATACATTAAGTCCGACATTATAACATTTTGTGCGTCTTTT comes from the Lates calcarifer isolate ASB-BC8 linkage group LG9, TLL_Latcal_v3, whole genome shotgun sequence genome and includes:
- the ddx55 gene encoding LOW QUALITY PROTEIN: ATP-dependent RNA helicase DDX55 (The sequence of the model RefSeq protein was modified relative to this genomic sequence to represent the inferred CDS: deleted 1 base in 1 codon), whose translation is MDNTTDSTWDSLPVKLNEGILQTLEELKFTHMTPVQSACIPLFMSNKDVAAEAVTGSGKTLAFVIPIIELLLKREEKLKKMQVGALVITPTRELALQISEVMEQFIHKFPQFTQILLIGGTNPIEDVEKFKDQGANIVIATPGRLEDMFRRKADGLDLASAVRSLDVLVLDEADRLLDMGFEASLNTILSYLPKQRRTGLFSATQTQELEKLVRAGLRNPVRITVKEKGVAATAIQKTPARLSNYYTICKSEDKFNNLVAFLRQHKHEKQLVFFSTCACVEYYGRALETLVKKVTVHCIHGKMKHKRNKIFADFRALKSGILVCTDVMARGIDIPDVNWVLQYDPPSSASAFVHRCGRTARIGNQGNALVFLLPMEETYVNFLSINQKCPLQKMPPIGDVVDVLPKVKAMSLADRAMFDRGMRAFVSYVQAYAKHECSLIFRIKDLDFASLARGFALLRLPKMPELRGKTFPDFTETTVDTETIRYKDKNREKQRRKMLQEKDKTPLPKKNFTKNKAWSKQKNKKERRKKMSAKRKHDEGSDVDDEDMNELLNDTRLLKKLKKGQISEEDFEKQITSGPKSKHKTDGPSHGSSDEA